DNA from Asticcacaulis sp. ZE23SCel15:
GTCCCAGCCGCGTGCGCCCAAGGTGACGGCGGCGATTTCTTCATCCGTGCCCTGATCGAGCATCAGCGGTATCAGTTCACGCGCCACGAACGGCAAGGTGACCAGTACCGTGGCAATAACCAGACCGGGCAGTGCAAAGACGATGCGGATATTATGGGCATCCAGCCACGCGCCGAACCAGCCGTGGGCCCCGAACAGCAGTATCCACACCAGACCCGAAATGACTGGCGACAGGGTAAAGGGCAGATCAAGGACCGACAGCAGCAGGCCCTTGCCCCTGAACTCAAAGCGCGTGATACACCACGCCGCGGCAATGCCGAATACAGCGTTCAATGGCACGGCGATGGCGGCCACCAGCAGGGTGAGTTTGATGGCGCTGATGGCGTCCGGTTCCAGTATGGCCGCGATATAGGGGGCGACACCGGTTCTGAACGCTTCAAACAATACATTGACCAGCGGCAGGACAATAACCAACGCGATCCAGAACAGGGCAAAGGCCAGGAGGGCAATGGCGGCCGGTGATTTGGGCGCTTCGGGAGCTTTGACTTTCATGCGCGGCCTCGGCGAGACAGGAGCACCTGAACAAAGTTGGTGGCCAGCAGGATGGTGAACGACAGGGCCAGCATGGCAATCGCCACGGACGCCGCACCGGCATAATCAAACTCTTCGAGTTTGATGACGATCAATAGCGGCGAAATCTCGGAAATATAGGGCATATTACCCGCAATAAAGATGACCGAGCCATATTCGCCGACCGCGCGGGCAAACGCCAGCGAAAAGCCGGTGATCAGGGCGGGCGCCAGTGACGGTAAAATCACCCGGATCGCCGTTTGCATTGGGGTGGCGCCCAGGGTCAGGGCGGCTTCTTCGACCTCGGCATCAAATTCCGCCAGCACCGGCTGAACTGAGCGCACCACGAACGGCAGGCCAATAAAGACCAGCGCGATAAAAATCCCGATCGGCGTATAGGCGATCTTGATGCCCATAGGATCGAACAGTGATCCCACCCAGCCATTGGGGGCGTAAAGGCTCGACAGCGACACACCGGCCACGGCGGTCGGCAGGGCGAACGGCAGATCGACGATGGCGTCGATGATCTTCTTGCCCGGAAACTCATAGCGCGTCAGCACCCAGGCTACGATAAGGCCCGCAAACAGATTGACCACGGCGGCCCAAAAGGCGGTGGTAAAGCTTAGTTGTAACGCCTTGACCACCCGTACATCGGTGACGGTGCGGATAAAACCGTCAAGTCCGGCTTCCCATGGCCGCAGCACCAGCGCCACCAGCGGCAGCAGCACGATCAGCGACAGATAGGTCAGCGTAATCCCAAGCGATGCATGAAAGCCCGGCAGGACATGCTGGGTTCTGTGGGTGGCCTTGGGTGGCTTAAAGCCTTCGGGTTTGATCTGATGCGGCGAACGCCCGTTTGTCTCCAAGCGGGCGTCTCCGGCAGATATAGGGGTGTCTGTCGTCATGGATTACAACGCTCACGAAAACGGGTGCCGTTTAGGCTTTGAAGACTTTGGCGGATATTTGATCAAACAGGGCGCCCTGCTCGAAATGGCGGGCATTGGCCGTGGTCCAGCCGCCAAAATCCTTATCGATATTCAGTTGCTCAATTGCCGGAAAACGATCCGCAAACGATTTGAGCACGTCGGCGTTGGTCGGGCGGTAAAAATGCTGCGCCGCCAGAGTTTGGGCGTCTTCGTCATAGAGCCCTTCCAGATAGGCCTTGGCCAGCGCTTCGGTGCCATTGGCCGCGGCGTTTTTGTCCACCCAGGCCACCGGCGTGTCGGCGGCAATAGACAGTGACGGATAAACGATATCGAACTGAGCACCATCCTTGGCCGCGCTCATCAGGGCCTCGGATTCCCAGTTGATCAGCACATCGCCCTGACCGCGCTGAATGAAGGTCGTGGTCGCCCCGCGCGCACCGGTATCCAGCACCGGCACGTTTTTAAACAGGGCCTCAAGGTAGGCTTGCGCTTTGGCCTCATCGCCGTTGTTAGCCCGCAGGGCCCAGCCATAGGCCACGAGGTAATTCCAGCGCGCCGCACCGGATGTCTTCGGGTTCGGTGTAATGACCTGCACGCCCGGTTTTACCAGATCGCCCCAGTCCTTGATGCCCTTGGGGTTGCCTTTGCGCACCAGCAGCAGGATGGTCGAATTATAGGCGACGGAATTGTTGGGCAGTCGCGACGCCCAGTCGGCGGCCAACAGGCCGGTGGCGGCCACCGCGTCGATATCGTGGGCCAGAGCCAGTGACAGGACATCGGCCTTCAGGCCATCAACGACCGCGCGCGCCTGCTTACCCGATCCGCCGTGGCTTTGGTTGAAGGTCGGGGCCGGTTTACCGCCGGTGGCGTATTTTTTGGCAAACAGGGAATTATAGGCGGCGTAAAATTCGCGGGTCGGGTCAAACGATACATTCAGCAAGGACTGGGCGGCGGGCTTGCCGCAGGCCGAAAGGGCCGTCACCGTACCGGTCATCAGGGCGGCACCGGTTACGGTTTTCAGAAACTGGCGCCGGGAGGCATCTGAATTCTTCATATTCGGTCTATCCCTATGGTCTGTATGTAAGCAGTGCCAGTCGCTTGCGAGACTATCAAAGCCTTAAGGTCAGCGCAAATCAGGAACGCGTAAACGCTCCGGATGCCAGAGAGTTGATTAATTCCTACCCGGTGGTTGTTGTTTAAACAACTGCCGTGGTCAGGTCATGCGACGATTTTTCAGCAATCCGGTTAGCTTCTCTAACCAATCAGCTTTCATATATCAGTTGCCAAGGGGGGCGCGAAATGATTGTAAAGGCACACAACTGTATACGGAATTTTCCATGTCCCAGCCGATTTCTGAGCGTACCCGACTGACCAGTGCCACCCATGAGCGGGCGCCGTCCCACCGGGCAGTCAATGTCGGCGTTGAGCGTGGCTCGACCGTGCTATATGCCCGCGCCGAGGATCTTTATAACGAAGACATCAGGCCCGGCTATGGCATTGAGGGCTTAAGCACCCAGCGCGAACTGATGCGCCTGATGTGCGACCTTGAGGGAGCGACGGACGTGTTCCTACTGCCGACGGGGTTATCGGCGCTAACGCTGGCCATCACCGCTTGCCTTAAGGCCGGGGATGAGGTGGTGTGCGTCAATAGCTGTTACGGCCCGATCAGGCGCTTTTTGCAGTCTCAGATGGCGCGGTTTGGCGTGACCAGCCGTTATTATGATGCGGGCTCAAG
Protein-coding regions in this window:
- the cysW gene encoding sulfate ABC transporter permease subunit CysW, whose amino-acid sequence is MKVKAPEAPKSPAAIALLAFALFWIALVIVLPLVNVLFEAFRTGVAPYIAAILEPDAISAIKLTLLVAAIAVPLNAVFGIAAAWCITRFEFRGKGLLLSVLDLPFTLSPVISGLVWILLFGAHGWFGAWLDAHNIRIVFALPGLVIATVLVTLPFVARELIPLMLDQGTDEEIAAVTLGARGWDVFFRITLPNIKWALTYGVLLCTARAMGEFGAVSIVSGHIRGLTNTLPLHIEVLYNEYNTVAAFATASILAGLAIVTLILKTLLEWRFADELAAHRRH
- the cysT gene encoding sulfate ABC transporter permease subunit CysT, with the protein product MTTDTPISAGDARLETNGRSPHQIKPEGFKPPKATHRTQHVLPGFHASLGITLTYLSLIVLLPLVALVLRPWEAGLDGFIRTVTDVRVVKALQLSFTTAFWAAVVNLFAGLIVAWVLTRYEFPGKKIIDAIVDLPFALPTAVAGVSLSSLYAPNGWVGSLFDPMGIKIAYTPIGIFIALVFIGLPFVVRSVQPVLAEFDAEVEEAALTLGATPMQTAIRVILPSLAPALITGFSLAFARAVGEYGSVIFIAGNMPYISEISPLLIVIKLEEFDYAGAASVAIAMLALSFTILLATNFVQVLLSRRGRA
- a CDS encoding sulfate ABC transporter substrate-binding protein; its protein translation is MKNSDASRRQFLKTVTGAALMTGTVTALSACGKPAAQSLLNVSFDPTREFYAAYNSLFAKKYATGGKPAPTFNQSHGGSGKQARAVVDGLKADVLSLALAHDIDAVAATGLLAADWASRLPNNSVAYNSTILLLVRKGNPKGIKDWGDLVKPGVQVITPNPKTSGAARWNYLVAYGWALRANNGDEAKAQAYLEALFKNVPVLDTGARGATTTFIQRGQGDVLINWESEALMSAAKDGAQFDIVYPSLSIAADTPVAWVDKNAAANGTEALAKAYLEGLYDEDAQTLAAQHFYRPTNADVLKSFADRFPAIEQLNIDKDFGGWTTANARHFEQGALFDQISAKVFKA